CCCCAATCTAAGGCTTCACCAGATGCATTGTTTTTACTAGATGACATAACACACTCTTCTTCTAAACTATTTTCCTCCAGTACCGGTGGGGAGCTACACTTGGAATGCTGGGGAACATTGCTGGTACCAATACtgtcataataaaaatatcctgcACCCCCCTCATTGTCATTTGTATCATCGTGATTATTAACAAAACCTTCTTGTAATTGATGTTGGCTATTTATAGATTGTAGTCTCCTACGGTCTCTCCAAGTGGAGCGTCTCAATGGTTTTGCTTCAGCATTCTCAGGGAACCGAATATCTTGGATAATAGgcatgagatgctgtcggtggtaggTAACAACGGGTCCCTCCCCTGATTCTAATCGTAGTTTGTAAACAGGGATGTTAGGTAATTGTTCAATTACTACATATGGGTCCGGCTTCCACCGATAAGCTAATTTTTGTCGTCGGGGAAGTCCTAATTGCTGTACTAAAACTCGATCTCCTATTTCCAATACATTCTCTTTCACTCGCAAGTCATATCTTTTCTTGTTTGCTATCCCAGCTTTCATAGCTGTTTCTTGAGCTAACTCATGAGCATATTTTAGCTCTTTCCTTAAATTGTTGATATATTGGGAATGAGTTTGTCCCTTTGCATCTCGGGATGGAAGTCCTAAAGAGATATCTATGGGTAATCGGGCTTCACGCCCAAACATCaattcatatggggagtacccagtagatTCATTCTTAGTGCAGTTATAGGCATGCACCAGATGGCAGATCCTTCTATTCCACTGTGTTTTGCACATGGGgcccaaagtgcccatcatgtCAAGCAGGGTACGATTAAAACGTTCAGGCTGAGGATTACCCTGCGGATGATAAGGGGTAGTCCGGGATTTCCTGATCCCGCAGCAAAGACAGAGCTCTTTAATAATTTTCCCTTCAAAATCCCGCCCCTGGTCGGAGTGCAATCGGGCTGGTAAACCATAGTGAACAAAGAACCGCTCCCATAGAGTTTTGGCGACTGTAACGGCTTTTTGATCAGAAGTAACATAAGCCTGAGCATAACGGGTGAAGTGATCCGTTACTACAAGTATGTTACATTCCTTTCCTGGTGATGTTTCCAATGATAAATAATCAATGCATACTAGATCCATGGGACCATGGCTCTGAAGATTAATAAGAGAAGCGGACTTAGTGGGAAGAGCTTTCCTCAATATACAGCTACCACAGGTCTTACAGTAGTTCTCACTATCCCGCCCCATTAAAGGCCAGTAAAACCGGTCAGTTATCAGCCCCGTTGTTTTTTTCTACCCCAAGATGGCCATGCTGATCATGTAATGCATCCAAAATAGTTTCTCTATAGCACTGTGGAGTAACTAATTGTAATTTGACCTTACCCGTGGATTTAAATGATTCACGGTATAGTATTCCATTCCTCAGAGTCAATTGCTTTAGTTGCCGCATCAATAACGTAGATGCATGTGTCAGAGAACTTACATCTCGTTCAACACAACCAGACTCCATACAACTTAGAATAACGGAGATATCAGGATCATTCCGTTGATCAATGAGTATTTGTTCCTGACTTAGGTTTTTTAAACCTCCTAATTCTAATTGGCTTAACCAGCAATATGCCAGGGGTAAAGCCTTATCAGAAGCTCCAAGGGCACTAATACATTCCCCACTCTTTGCCATTACACATGAGATGCTAAAGCACAATCCCTTAATGGTAGTTGCAGGAACTTCAATCCACTCAGATCTATCGATTTCATTCCCAATTCTAGATAATCTGGACAAAGAGTCTGCATCTATGTTATTGATGCCTGGGCGATATTTAATATTGAAATCATAGATAGACAATGCAGCTAAccacctgtgccctgtggcatCTAATTTAGCTGTGGTAAGCACATAGGTCAAAGGGTTATTATCAGTGAATACCTCAAAACTTGCTCCATACAAGTACTCATGAAATCTATCCGAcacagcccatttaagagcaagAAATTCCAATTTATGTACAGGATATCTCCTCTCACTCTTGGACAATCCCCGACTAATATAAGATATAGGTTGTAACTTTCCTTCATGAGTTTGGTACAACACTGCACCTAGACCATCAAAGGACGCATCCACATGTAAAGTATAGGGCAGAGTGGGGTCCACATAGGCCAGTACAGGAGCATTAGTAAGACTCcattttaacttgagaaaagcttctTCACAATCATGTGTCCATCTATCCCCAAACTCTTCAGATGTTTTGAAATATCCTTTGTTTTTTTTACATGAAGTTGCAGTTGTGGTTTTAACAACTGGCAGATACCCCTTGGTCAAATCAGTAAGAGGGCGACATATTACCGAATAATAGGGCACAAAGCGACGATAGTACCCACAAAATCCAAGGAAAGATCTTAACTCCTTTAATTTGGTGGGTCTTGGCCAATCATTCACCGCTTCAACTTTTGTTGGATCGGTAGAAATACCCTGACGACTTACCACATGTCCCAAATAAGTCACAGAGGGCAGACAGAACTTGCATTTGTCCACAGAAAGTTTAAAACCTTTTTTTAATAATCTGTCCAGTACCCTGAGCAGACGGTGGTTATGTTCCTGCAGAGATGACCCAAAAACAATAATATCATCAAGGTAAACTAATACCTCACGATAATTCATATCACCCACCGTCTGCTCCATGGTTCTCTGAAAAGTGGCCGGGGCACCCTTGATTCCCTGGGGCATCTTCAAAAATTCAAAGAAACCCAAAGGACAGATAAAAGCAGTCTTTTCTCTATCCTGGTGACTCATAGGTATTTGGTAATACCCGCTCCGCAGATCCAACACGGTGAACCACTGACTCCCCTGCAAacagtccaatgcctcctctaCCCTAGGAACTGTGTACTGATCAGGCACAGTGCGTTGGTTAAGTGTGcgataatcaatacacattctAATTGTTCCATTCTTTTTACGGGCCACTACGATAGGGGATGCATATGGACTTTCAGAGTGTTGAATAACCTCTGTTTCCAAGAGAGTCTGAAGATGCTGTCGGACATCATCGAAATCTGCGGGAGCAAGTCTGCGTGACCTCTCCCTAAAAGGAGTCTCATCAGTCAGCTTTATACAGTGTTCCACACCTTGTGCTTTTCCTAAATCCCATTCCCCAAGAGAAAAGACATGCTTTCGTTTCATCAATTCCTCACATAAAATATGTTGTTCTACAAACCCAATGTCACTCCCCTGGAAACATGTGGTCAAGTCATCTATGGACAGACCCTGAGCCAGTGAGGAATCTCTGTGCTCAGACTCCCCGTCCCTATTTTTCTTAGGGCAAGTCGCCATAGTAATAGCAGTCGCTTCCCTACACATTTTTACACACCAATCACTGAGAACCCTAAATAAATGAGCATTAGTCCCAATGATCACTGGCATTACAGTTTTATCACCCGGGGATTCCGGGCATACCAAAGCAATTAGAGGCAATGGCTCCGACACACCCATAAATCCCTCAGGAAACTCTATGTTGACTACCACATACCCTAAATAAGGGTATTTCTGTTCACTCAATCCCCAAATTACCAGTCCTTCCAGGGGCCTGATAGGGACATCAGAGAGATAATGTCTATACCAATGCTCGAATATAATGGACACCTGGGACCCACTATCCAACAACACAGGGCATGGATTTCCATTTAATTTAACTACCACACGTGGAGCGGGTCCTATCATACCATCCGGAATGGAACtactccactgggcactccccattgaatCTACATCTTATTTCTGGGAGACGGCGAggggcccgccaatctcccaccatcgtttccctgatgaggggaattatttGACTGAACGTTAGTTCCCACTTCATTCATTCCCCAGTCTATAGAACATTCCACTGCTCTATGTCCTAACTGTCCACATCGGAAACACCCTCTGCTTATGAAATTTCCACCTCTCCTAAAATTTCCCCTGCTACTGTTAAACCCCCTAGATGAATTACTGGAAGTAAGGCTAGAGGGTACCACCCTTTGATTTAAAGCAAGAATAAGCTGGTCAATTTTCTTATTTTGTTCCACTACCAAGGTAACTAACTTATCTTCCCTCGACCCTGGAGCCTCAGGAGAGGGTACCACCACTTTGACAGCTTTGGCATGAGTCTTTTCCCTATTAGCGATTAAAGCTTCTTCCTGTGTAATTTCCTTAATCAAATCATTAAGGGTGGGACTCCCTAATAATAAAGTTGTACAGCGCAACCGCTGAGCTACAGGGTCAGTTGTTAATGCTCCCCTAATTAATTGTTTCAAGCGGTTACTATCTATTTCAGCGGGAGCTAACCCTCCTTTATCTACGATTTTATGAATTAATTTATCCAATCTATATACATACTGGGATAACTTCTCTCCTATCTCCTGATAAGTATGATGGAATCTGGCAACTAAATCACCTACATCCTCCAATGTCCCATATGTATATTCTAAGGCCTGAAAGTAGTCAGCCACAGCAGCCCCAGGATTACTTTTCCTAGTAGCTTGAATAATTCCCATAGCGGGTCCCCGTAAACTCTCTACTATCCTTTGTTTCTTTATATGATCGGGGCAATGCCACTCCTCAGACTGCTGTATCGctgcctccctccaggcctcataaGGTTCCTCGCCAGTAGGCACAGGAAGTATCCCTGAAAAAAGCCGTAATCGCCTGTAACTACCTTCATAATGCCACCTTTCCAATTGATGTACTACCTTATCAGCTATGACCTCTAATTGGTTACCTAATTTTTCTTCAATGCCCCGAGATTGACTACCTTCTCCCCCAGTCGCGGAGGGATCTCCACTGGCCGGAGTAGACATGTCACCCACAATTAAGGGTTCAGCAGCCCTTTCACTTTCATCCTTTTCAGGCCATATAATTATCCACCTGTGTTCTgggttagatctcacagccaccactTTGGGAAGCAATTCAGACTCTAAATCATGACTAGTAGTTATtaatacagcacacatctctccactttCCCTGAATTG
The Pseudophryne corroboree isolate aPseCor3 chromosome 4, aPseCor3.hap2, whole genome shotgun sequence DNA segment above includes these coding regions:
- the LOC134910854 gene encoding paraneoplastic antigen Ma1 homolog, whose protein sequence is MQQYSRSEVFDWCIRKGVTPERSFVLMGDLTDTTDGTIMTEMLFLFGVKQPRIADKQFRESGEMCAVLITTSHDLESELLPKVVAVRSNPEHRWIIIWPEKDESERAAEPLIVGDMSTPASGDPSATGGEGSQSRGIEEKLGNQLEVIADKVVHQLERWHYEGSYRRLRLFSGILPVPTGEEPYEAWREAAIQQSEEWHCPDHIKKQRIVESLRGPAMGIIQATRKSNPGAAVADYFQALEYTYGTLEDVGDLVARFHHTYQEIGEKLSQYVYRLDKLIHKIVDKGGLAPAEIDSNRLKQLIRGALTTDPVAQRLRCTTLLLGSPTLNDLIKEITQEEALIANREKTHAKAVKVVVPSPEAPGSREDKLVTLVVEQNKKIDQLILALNQRVVPSSLTSSNSSRGFNSSRGNFRRGGNFISRGCFRCGQLGHRAVECSIDWGMNEVGTNVQSNNSPHQGNDGGRLAGPSPSPRNKM